The Persephonella sp. IF05-L8 genome contains a region encoding:
- the acpP gene encoding acyl carrier protein — protein sequence MEERIKEIIADQLGIDVDQIKPESKFVDDLGADSLDVVELIMAFEEEFDVEIPDEDAEKIQTVGDVINYIKEKKGA from the coding sequence ATGGAAGAAAGAATTAAAGAAATCATCGCAGACCAGCTTGGAATTGATGTTGACCAGATAAAACCTGAGTCAAAATTTGTTGACGACCTTGGGGCTGACTCCCTTGATGTTGTTGAGCTTATCATGGCATTTGAAGAAGAGTTTGATGTTGAAATTCCAGACGAAGATGCAGAAAAAATACAAACTGTTGGTGATGTAATTAACTACATCAAAGAGAAAAAAGGAGCGTAA
- the fabF gene encoding beta-ketoacyl-ACP synthase II, with translation MRRVVVTGLGAITPVGHNVQETWDNLINGVSGIDIIKRFDPYSYNLPVVIAGEVKDFDPKKYLNPKDAKRMSDFVKFAMVAAKEAIANSGLELDKIDLTRAGVIVGTGIGGLRDIEEQQTLLLEKGARRVSPFFIPSGISNMASGYISIEFGFKGPNSCVVTACATGTHAIGDAFKVIQRGDADIMIAGGTESAITPLGIAGFANMKALSTRNDEPQKASRPFDAERDGFVMGEGAGILVLEELEHALKRGAKIYAEIVGYGMTGDAHHITAPCSDADGAVRVMEMALNDARLNPDEIDYINAHGTSTPLNDKVETLGIKKVFGDHAYKVKISSIKSMIGHLLGAAGAVEAVATVKTIETGIIPPTINYEHPDPDCDLDYTPNKAVEKQVKAAISNSFGFGGTNACLAFKAYEH, from the coding sequence ATGAGAAGGGTCGTCGTTACCGGTCTTGGAGCTATAACACCTGTAGGGCATAACGTTCAAGAAACATGGGATAATCTTATTAATGGAGTAAGCGGCATTGATATTATTAAACGTTTTGACCCTTACTCTTACAACCTGCCTGTTGTTATTGCAGGCGAGGTTAAAGATTTTGACCCTAAAAAGTATTTAAATCCTAAAGATGCTAAAAGAATGAGTGATTTTGTTAAGTTTGCTATGGTGGCTGCTAAAGAAGCCATAGCAAATTCAGGTCTGGAACTTGACAAAATAGACCTGACAAGAGCAGGTGTTATAGTTGGAACAGGTATCGGCGGCCTGAGGGATATTGAAGAGCAACAAACTTTATTATTAGAAAAAGGTGCCAGAAGGGTTTCTCCTTTCTTTATCCCTTCTGGTATTTCAAATATGGCATCTGGATATATTTCCATTGAGTTTGGTTTTAAAGGTCCTAACTCCTGTGTTGTTACAGCCTGTGCCACTGGAACCCATGCCATAGGAGATGCATTCAAAGTTATTCAACGTGGCGATGCTGATATTATGATTGCAGGAGGAACAGAATCAGCAATAACACCTCTTGGAATAGCAGGTTTTGCTAACATGAAAGCTCTATCAACCAGAAATGATGAGCCACAAAAAGCATCAAGACCTTTTGACGCTGAAAGAGACGGCTTTGTAATGGGAGAAGGAGCCGGAATACTTGTTCTGGAAGAACTTGAACACGCTCTTAAAAGAGGTGCAAAAATATATGCAGAAATAGTTGGATACGGTATGACAGGGGATGCTCACCATATTACAGCCCCATGTTCAGATGCTGATGGTGCCGTTAGAGTTATGGAAATGGCATTGAATGATGCCAGACTAAACCCAGATGAAATTGATTACATAAATGCACATGGGACATCAACACCTCTTAACGACAAAGTAGAAACCCTTGGAATTAAAAAAGTATTTGGAGACCACGCTTACAAAGTAAAAATAAGCTCTATAAAATCAATGATAGGACATCTTCTTGGAGCTGCAGGGGCAGTTGAAGCAGTTGCAACAGTAAAAACTATAGAAACAGGGATAATTCCACCAACAATAAACTATGAACATCCAGACCCTGACTGTGACCTTGACTATACACCAAATAAAGCTGTTGAAAAGCAGGTAAAAGCCGCAATATCAAACTCTTTTGGATTTGGAGGCACAAACGCCTGTTTAGCATTTAAAGCTTATGAGCATTAA